GGGGCTggggtttaaaaaaaagaggggGTTCGATATTATATCACAAAAATGTGTTCTTCTTAACAGTACTCATTTGGCGTCTAAAGATATATGCCTAATCAATGCTCTGGACCAACTACCTTGAGAAACAGCTGATGATGACCATTTATCTAATCCCATTGATCATGGTATTTATTCTGATTTTCACTTGTGTAGCTATAACGAATctcacaattaaaataataaaaaagttcaaacataATTTCTGACGGTTAATTTAAACACAATGTGTGATGGAGTTGCTGTTAATCATCTTATCATTAGCAAAGTATGCGCCAcctgcaaaaaaattttgatgaaataaactACCGTTTTCAACCTACTAATGTAAATGCCACATCTTGCTGTTTAGCAATGAGGTCTCTAGAGAATGAGAGTTgcaaattgtttgaaaatgtcTGCATGACAACCTTGGTTATTTTTTCTATaggcaaaataaaatataaagacaTGAAAGATGGTTATCAagaatttgtaaattttttaggcAATAACAAATTACCATGAGGTATCGTGAAAACCACCTTCATAttcttttgcatatttttttattataataaagtattacagtggttttaaataataaataatatcttaCAAATGGAAAAATAAAGTGTAAAATTGTGAAAGCAACTCTTCGAGCAAAATTTTGTAGTACAACCACAATCAATCAAATGTATGTGCTTACAGTATTTAGAAAACTTCTTACTTGACcctgattaaaaatattttatgtgacATCAGagcatacaattttttattatgttacttTGCAGGCAGACTGCATTTAGAAAATGTTATAATCATAAACAAGTTTATGCTTCATCGATAAAGAGCTTCTTAAAATGacatttgcttttcttattgcagtaaaaaatatttcaaatagacaataaaacagatattttttacttactaTTACAGAAACATTTATAGAGGAGAAAGCAAGTGCAAAATTTCACAATATAGATAGTGATTAGGTATGTTTAGTGATGCCAAAGTATGCCTCTAAATGCAACAGTTTGCTATATCTCTTCCAAATTAAAATCTTCAAACTATGGGtagaaaaattagttaattagtCAATTATTGTAGCACGTTTTTTACTgctattaatttataaattacagtggtaattgtaaaatattttagttacgCATCtccaattaattaaaaaataatttcaaaacatttttagttttttttttaaggttgttTAGGGTCGGAGGGGCTTGGGTGGGGTTTAAAAAAAGGAGGGGGGCTGCGGAAAACATCCCTCCTATAAATCAATGTAAataggttttatatttttaaaaacttgtgtagcataatttttattttgtatactaattttacttttgttactaataataaaaatatgtataaaaacaaatattttttgatactaGGGTGTGTTAATCACCACTATATCCATCTCCAACTCTAAAATACACTTCTCATATAGATGAATGGTTTGGTATAAAGTTATAAGTACTTTTtgtaacttaaaatttatactttctctaaaaaaaaattttcagaaaatagtGTTTAGTTTCATACCGGTTAGTTTGGTGCTTTCTCTGTCCACCCGATTGTTAGAgtttaacataaatttgtaGCCCACTCTTACTCCTATCTATTGATACCAAGTGATTtgcattttgataaaaatttacaaagttatgaaaactttagttaagaaaaacttcattttgaccacagtttcttcaataaATCCATAAcgaaattttcaataaatcctATTAAAAATAGGTACTTAAACCGTCATAACATTTGAAGGAATTGCtcgattttgatattttattcaccctaaaaatattgtattaatcCTTTTTCCAATGATAATGAGAtggtataatatttaaatttgaaattctATACATTTACCtaatttattgaatataaatcaagaacaacTGATCTTAGTCTTACTCAAAATTTAATCTCTTCAGCTCATGATAGTTgtcttaatatttaaaaatgtagtggtcttatttataataataaagggCTAAGGTACGGAGAATTAAGAGTTGACAGAATGACAATTATATTAACATCATATATAGTATACCAACATCAGATGTGACACAGATGGAATTATATTGAAATGTGTAAAGTCATTATCAGTATCTATCTTTTTCCATGAACAAGCACCTAAAATCCTTGCtcagttaaaatttaattgctttatttctaGAACGAAGATTAAGATTTGTGGCAGTTGTATATTCCTTTCTGGGAAAATATTTtagatccttttttttttctaatctttttctttctttaagcTTTCAAGTTTTTGACAACAAGCAATTGATAAAAGATCTGTTTCTTTAAGTAATTGGATTTGATCAGGGTTACCTCTGTTAACTATCTAAcaaatctttaatatatttagatgGTGTGTgtcataaagaaataaacattgGATTATGCAAGTTGCTGAAACATTGATCTTGTTAATTTCAtgatggtttaaaaaaacgtGACTTCTTTTTGATCGTGCAGAACTTTTAAAGTCTTTTCGCCAGCATCTCAActttttgcttaaaatgtttctaaactgaattactttaaaaaccaGATTGAAGTTAAGCAAACAGTATTTGAGAatgtgaaaactttttttaacagaGATCATAACGGGTGACAACTAAAAAACGAGACTAGATTTAAAAACACATATCTTCTTAAaggaataagattttaaaaataggaaaactgttttataagttatttttattctagtttttaaatattttatgtgtttttattttttatagaaaaatgaataaaaaaataaattcaaaacaagaAGAGATTAGAAAACGTGcgtatgaattttatttaaattacaaaaatactgGTAAAAAGTTCACTTATGACCACTTTAAAGTTGAGAACATACCTAAAAGTACTATCTATAAGATAATAAAACGTGCTGAAAGTGAATCTGGGTACCAAAGAGTTCAAGGAAGTGgagtaaaagctaaaaaaatgacCAGGACAAACATTGAAAGGCTCAAACTCATGTTTGACCATAAAGACAGAGTTTCTCAACGACAGGCAGCTAAAAAGTTCAACTGTACTCAGCAACACAttagtaaaacattaaaaaaaagaacaaatattaaatcaagaaaaaaaatgatgattcCAAAACGCTCTGACCAGCAAAAAGCACCAGCTAGAACCAAATGCAGTCGATTGTGTCAGAAATTCAAAAATCGTAAGCCAATCATTGACGATGAGTCTTATTTCAGGTTAAATCACTCCAGTATCAATggaaatgatatattttatgcTAGTGATGTAAAATCTACTCCATCTACAGTtaaataccaaacaaaacaaaagtttcaaaagaaaTTACTTCTATGGATTGCTTTTTCTGAAAATGGAATTTCTCAACCTTATTTTGTACCAAGTGGACTGgctgtaaatcaaaaaatctatttaaacaaatgtatTAAGAAGAGACTTATTCCATTAATCAATAAGTATCATTCAGATGGTGCATATGTGTTCAGGCCAGATTTAGCATAATCTCACTATGCAAAAACAGTAATCATGTACCTAAACAAAGAAAACGTGCATTATGTTGAGAAAGCGGATAACCCTGCAAACTTGCCAGAATGTCGTCCTATCGAAAATTTTTGGAGTATTTTGAAAGGCCTTGTCAACAAGAATAATTGGCATgcagaaaatcttaaaaaattacgTTCTAGAATCAAGTATTgtcttaataaaattgatattgagcTCATACGGAACCTAGCTCAGTCTATACCAGGCCAAGTTGATAAAGTCAAAAGAAATGGTTTAATTGAGAACAactgattatatatttaaaaattagaataaatatactttctagaacatttttcttttttgttttctcttacttCTTCAAAGAGATATGTGTCTTTAAATCTAGTCTCGTTTTTTAGTTGTCACCCGTTAATTGTCTTTTTCTATACTCAAATTAACGGACTTTAAAACGGCGCACCCAAAACTTGGTAAAGAAAGAAGAACTGCTTCACCACGTAAAAGTCAATTTCTATcatctaaataattattttagactTAACCACGTTGTCATGTTTACCTTATTTACAATAACTGTAGGCAAAGACTCCTctagttaaatttattaaaagcattaaagAATATAGGCTGATAAATTTTCTCTGCAAATATTACAGAATAGTCGTTATTTAGATGACTTTGactgattttaaaagttttacatttgcTAATTGGAATATTGCCTTTGGTTAGATATTTGAATAATCTTTAACAATTCAAAAGTAGTACATTTTGCCATCTAATCcttattcataaaatttgtaTGCGATGCTAGTTTATGACTATTTAAAAGAGTTAGCAGtctgaaataagaaaaatgttttaaaatgacgtGGTTTTACCATTCAGTGAAACACTCAAAGTTTATTTGCCAAAATTTTTCGTTACGAAATTCCGTAAAGAAATAATAAGACTTCTGGAACTCTTCTTACAACTTCGACCTCAGACCCATCAATgactgttgataaaaaaaatctaacgtgttagttattttttaacaacttatatttttattcattttaataataggAATTCAAAACAGGTTATAACGTTCTGATTTTATCTTATGTGATTACCCTTAAGTGATAACCTATAAGCTTTCCTTTATTAACAACGTCATTTTCTAAATTATCGATTTCACATTCAAAATTCGAATTCTAAATGCGACCTGGTAAaacgtttaattttttaaattgttaaaaaaagttttttttttaatttaacctAGAGTCATGCTCCATTTAACAACTGCAACACCTGAAGCTACtttttaaatctgttaaaatctaaatatatgttgttttttttaatgatagatcCAAATCACATGTTTATGATTTGGATCATTTGTAtgtattttgtttgtttatcatACATTGTTTAGTTAAATTCTGtccaatgtttttaattatttcaattcaaaattatatGCATAATTATGCATTTCTCATACTTAAAATTGAACTTCAACCAACTATGTAGAAGCCATGCACAAAagtaatatgttttttactattttgccCTGGCTCTcgaaatattttagtaaaaaattgaaaccttataatttaaaagaaagatttaaaacttttaaaacatgaactcgctttttataattataatttattcaagttttttttttttaatttatagtctcggatctatattaaaaacagaaaaaagttaaCTGATAAATATGGGTTTTGAAAATTCTCTTAGAGTAATATTGGATCCATGTATTCAGATtctataatttgtaatatatcCAGACTCTTAAATTCGTTGAAAAATGGTAAAAGAATTGCAACTTTTAGACTTTTAGAATTgcaactttttacaaattttacgtctgtatataattttagaataataaatcaaaaaacgtTTGCagaccatttttttaaatgaaaaaactaatcTAAGTTTTAccattagaaaataaaaagtcaaattaGAATGAGCGCATGGCATTAGTGAATTAGTGCATTAaggttcattaaaaaataagagtTTCTTTATGGAGTTTCGATTATGTAAACGAAACTTCATAGCCGTTTACGTTTATGTTTGTTAAATCTTTTCTTATATTTGGACtaatgtaaaagttaaaacgttaaaacaaaaattttaattaaaaacaaagagtttactattttttaaagaagtttaacatataattttatgttatatatgaaGATAAAAAGcatatatgattttaaagaGAGTATTCAATTAtcgaattttaacttttaatatcaaatatGCGAAAAGTCGTTTTGAGTAGTATTACGtgcattacaaaaaaaaaaaacactcattaaaaaaaaaaatgattaaaacagttatttattaacatataattaataaataacaactaataaataaaaatataagtataaaaacaataattattgtatgcttaaactttgtttagttaaaaaaatatgacgCCTAAAAGATTGTTAATTCTTACAATTgttcttttaatgtttatttccACGGTCAGCTTAcaaaaaccaagaaaaaatttaaacaagacTGGGAAACGGTATAAATGCCATTCTGAAAAATGTATTTGGTATCTAGGAGGCGTAAGAGTTTtcattattattgaatttattttgtttttactatttcaaagtttataaagtttatataaatgttataacaaGACAtatgtttattgtaaaaaaacgtGCTCATTGAaaggttaatttttaattgaggCAAATGTCATCCACCGAAAGATAACACTGGTAAACAAAACTGTAACCTTGCTGTGCCACATGAACTTTTAAGTCGGTCTTTACTATAATAGTTGGTTGGcagtaataaaaaacattttgaaaaaatctgtcagccaataatttaaatttcttgagtaatttaaaatattttaaaaaacaacgattatttaaatgtaaaaactattttgtcaTGAGGATAAGATTTAGGATTTTCCAACAAATTTAGCTTTTAGTTGGTCCTTATTGACTTTCTAGCAGTAATCTGCCATCATATTAGAGTTTCATTAGCCCCGGTAACGTTCTATGTAAAAATTGTTCTTACGGCACCTTTGTACAACGTGAAAGACTTCATATAGCTTTAAAAGAGATTATTacataacatttattttcaagaaaacaCGTAGTGCACGTGTAGGTCAGGGTACACGTGTAGGTCATACTTACTTATAATAGTTTGTTCTGTCTTGACTGTCCTGAAGTGTTGATCACAATTTCAAAAGTacctagttttttttaactatttagcaaattttctcaaaatttttttcaactgttTAATCAATATCAATAGTTCTGActgtttttttgacaaatttaaaatgcaaatcatGTTGTTTTATCTCCTTTTTCTGACTAAGTTTTAGTTTTCTAGCTATGTTTGCTAGTTTGCTGGTTTTTTAGCTAAGTTTTCTCGCTAAGGTTTGGTTATAATTTCTTCCACAACGTAACCATTGTCTTTCCCCAACATATTCACTTGAAGTGGACGattgaatattgtattgtatttagtttatttaccGTATGTTTGTTTTGAAATTAGTACCacttacataattaaaaataccaatTCAAAATGTGGTTTCTTGACTCGGTCCAAATCATAAGTACAGAAAACATTGTATTGCGGAACTCTTTCTTCtaatcaatttaattaatttttattggttttgtaacaaatataaagGGCCCAGGATTAGTCAAGATGGGCAGCatcaaaactaaattagcaCTTCAATCGACTTTCATGCATCGACTCAGTGCATCGACTTGATGCTATCTGAAGCAATCTCATTACTTTGAGAAAGCCCTTTCACCAAAAACATAACTAAAGAGTTAGGATTGTTTTGAATGTTTAGAATTGTTAGAAGTTTTAATTTCTCGACATGTTAACGTTgttaataaaacagttttataaaaaaaatatttacaaacatgattaactttaaactattaccgtgttacaaaaaaactattaccgTGTTACAAGAAAACTGAGactaattgaaataaattaactgCACTTTAATAATGAGAGTAATTGGCTAAAACAGtattatctatttaaaaattaattagctAATTCATTCAACTGTATTTATAATAAGTAAACTAATAATAAGAATTTATAAGTAAAGTTAATTTTCAATTACAAACACTGAAATAggaatattatttataagtaaaattaattttcaaatttgctTACAAACACTGAAATATGAGTAGGGtctaaagaatgtttttaaaaaaatatttgtattgtCATTAAGGTTTTTTATGGACATTTCACAAATTTTCACAAACAAGTTCAACGGTGTCCAAGAAACTTATCgtcattttgttatttttaaaaaaattctaaaaaccaGGAAACTGGTTGCTTACTTagtaataactaaataaaactgaaCTAAATCATAACTGGGCcgtaaacaacttttttccatttagaattaaaaaaaaacaaaaaaaaccagaagttttttgttttgaaaaaaaacacatttaaaaatacttttgtattttaaaaactgtaatgCAAAATGGTAATCTTTATTTATGagagattttttaactttgaagttaaaaaatatcaataatgttttttaactgttttaaatcTAGATATTTTGACACCtgatatacaattttttctttatctttaggCTTTAGGCTTTATTGCAttcgaaaaaattaaattaagtttaaacttgGAAAAACTTTATCGAAAAATGTACATGTCTTAAAAATCTCTAAGAACGATTTCCAGAACCGTGAAATCGTTTCAACACGCTAAACACACGTCTACAACATAcatcctaaaaatttaaatacccTGAAAACCATGCTATACAATAATCTAATATCctgtacaaaaaaattttttcaggaACATTTAACTCTGCTGATAACTTTATGCAAACgcgtgattttttatttgtacagAGTTTAATCTTCTTGTGTAAAGTTTATTCCAATagtgtactttttttaaatgttatctagctaatgtttttaatttacttgtttaaagtttaatctCAAAATGTGAAATTCATTCTAtttctgtacttttttttaaacatctagGTAATGCTTTATTTTACCgtgtatttaacattttttctctttttattctAGGGTAATTGGTGCTGGTCAAACACCAATGGATCAAATAAATTGGTAGATTGTAAAATTGATGATGATTGCAAGAAAGCAAAAAGGTGTGATCGTTCACGAGAGCTTATACAAATCGattgaaaattctttttagataaaataattaaaaattgtctgtaaaaccatttttatatacataagcataaatataaatgttgttcatataaaaatttaactaaataattcaTGCTTTTTTTCctgactttattttaaaatgtaggTAGTAACATAATGGTTAACATTAAGGTGGCTCAACCCCATTACTActaaatcctttaaaaattgaaataatttctCCAAACTAGTTGTAGCGTCGGtagattaaatataaaatattttttgttcaaaagttttaaaaattgctgcaaaaaaaatgctgcaaagagtaaaaaaacaattttatcttctCATACTTACGTCATTAAggtgtatatataaaataagaagtttatgaattaaacacacACTTACGTTAGTGaaagttttattgataattCACTCAAGTTTTGTACCATGCATATCCATTTGTTGATTGCTCAACTTACCCTACACTATTGCTCAACTTACCCCGCTGGGGCAGGTTGAGCAGCTCCGCAAACTTTAGGCATTATCGTTTTTAAAAAGccaaaaagtatacttttttcttCACAAATTTTTAGCAGGATAAATTACCTTTcaaattgtgaaaaaattatgtaaatccGACGTACCGTTCATAAAATCTGTTAGATTTAGTAACAAATGCTCAACTAGTCCCGCTCTAGCCTACAATCTAACTGATAAACACCTGAATTAACTAAATAACAGATAAACTCAAAAattaactaaacaaataaactatttGGATGCAATATGGATTTATTGCgacataaaatgttaaataaagaattaatataGCGAAAAACGGTTTTTATGCCTACTCTACGAAACTCTTTTTTAAGCATAATGTTTATTTTCGTTATACACGgcagtataataattttttctgggTCCATCAGCacgttttttgtatttttatgcgatagtttataatttttagcgtATCTGAAAATTGTTTGTATGAGTATCCATTTTGGGAAAACACATTAACAAGAAACTCAATTTCATTCTGAATATTCTGTTctgaacatattttatattttctacaaAGAAAACCTTTAAAAGTACTTGTTGCTATATTTGGTGAAACTGAAGAATGTGGTTTAATTAATACAATAGTAATTGCTTGCTTACGATATATTGAAAATTTGCATTTATGAAGAAATTTAGTGGAAATACAAAAGTCTTAAAAGTTTAGTTGATTTTGAGAATTTTGCCATTCAATAGTATAATGAATGACTGTAtcttgtgaatttaaaataactaaaaaagaatttgcgttatcaatataagaaaataaagcGTGACTATCATCAACGTACCTTTTATAAGTTATTGGCGCAGTATTAAAGAACAAAGCTTGTTGGATAGGATTAAATTCGATAAATTGTAGATAGGCCTCTGACAAAACAACGATAATGGACAATCTAATCGGACCTGAAATTTTTAAGATATGGTATTGGTCAGCCTATAAAAAGGAACATTTACTTACACAAAGTTCAATAAGCTTGTGAATATCTACTAATGACAATATAGTTCGCATAATGAGATcatctttgtttaaaataaattatagcaACCGTTGCTTTATCTAGTGAAACAAAAGATATAAATGAATAACATCAAACGAAAcacaattagaaaataattttagtatcGAAAAAGCTGAATTGTTGCGACAAAATGCAAAactttaaacaagtttttaattgtaaaaatagctagtaatctttctaaaaatcaatatttagcTTCTAATGAGCTAAAAAAGTCGAATGaaataaaggtatacctttcgGATAAATGATGTGgaagtatttttcttttaaaagcaattattgAAGTTAAACTGCTTCTACCTATTAACTCATACTAAATTTACGTTTgaagaaaaatacttttacatatttttacaacGCTAACAAAAGATATTTCAACATAAAACCATTTTATACACAGTGTtggtaaaaagaaaataaaagtaatgtaagtataatgagaaaaattttctttatgaaaaaaaagttaatgaaaatcACAACATTTTGTAGAATTCCTTGTTTAATAAAttcacgcaaaaaaaaaaaaaaattcaaaataaaaataaataaaacatttgtatagtaaattgataaatatttatttttaaaatttaaatttaatagcgTTTATTACTAGTATTGTAATAgcatttttctatttcattatttttactaGTATCGGCATTTAAGCTACCAGATTATTTCtgatttcaaataatatattttcaaaaatatattttgagataTTCAACACATCTTTTATTGATTAAGGAAAGCaatcacaatttttattttttaacttatcctTTAGGCTTTCAATGAGATTGAGTTTTTGTCAattgatgttaaaaataattgagttCATCAACATCAAGAAAGTGGAGGTAACGGCCAGCGGTTATATGGAAAGTCTTGTctccatatttttaatatttaattattcgactttcttaatattttcatactttttttcatttttggtcTGCGACAATGCAATATATATGCAATCCTAATAATATAGCATTGCTTACTTATAGACAACTATactaatttgtaaaaataaaatctcaaacaATTGGGCCAGCcaataagttgtttttatatatgctttaaatgttgcaaaatttccctttttttcaaagaaatctAGTAAAATTTCCAATTTTTCGAAGACTTTTAACAACGCGAAGAAAAAATGCAAATTGTTAATTACTATTTAATGACGCTGTATGGACTAAAGTTAACGTTTCTTTCTGTTTATGATCACTGTTTTTATAAGAAAGAAATATGCATCCACATTTTTGAAGTAGAGTTTGTGCCGCTTTGAAGAAGTCGTGGTTGAACCAACAATAAATAACTGGTGCAAAAAAACTGGAAGTTGAGGAAAGAATTTTTATAGCCGCTCTGACCTCTTCCAGATCATTTGCTCTAGACCaacagtttttacaaaaatggtCATACGTGTAAAATACCCCCAAAGGTGCCCAACATATTATATGAACAACAATGAGTGTCAGTGATGTTTTTGTCGCTTTCATTTGCAGAAGTATGTCTACTTTCGATTTTGAGCGAGTGTTTGTCGTTATTAAAGTacttttatctttatttctGTTCATATCAACTATTACACTATTATCTGCTAAACTTAATCGAGCGGCAATTTTCCATATTGTAATATAACTTACCACCATTATAAAAAACGGAAAAATATCGTAgcaaataattacaaaaaatccCCAAACATGGCTGGGAAAGTAATGACACgattcaaatttttcatttttgttaaaaaaaggcACAGAGTCTATACTAACAGTTATAAACCAACTGATTAATATGATGATAATCATTTTGTTTCGCGAAACAAATTCACGGTATTTAAATGGATATTTGACTGCAAACAATCTATCGCAACTTACAAGTAATAAACTGATTTTTAAGACATGTCCAGAATGCATATAGGTAAAGCGAGATGCATCGCATAGCCATATTGGTACATCTTCTTTGTAAGCTATCtttttaaacacatataaaGGAAATGCTGCAAAACCTTGAAGGGCAGAGGCGGCGAGAAAATAAAGTATAGGACAAGTAGTAACTCTATTTCTTTGGTTTTTTGAGCATAGAATAACAATCACTGTTAAAATGTTGAATACTGTAAACACTAAACAAACAAGAGAGGAAACAAACCATGCTGTCGAACTGTTCATTTTCTAAATGAGaaagataaaaatcacaatcgtatttttttttttatattaattttgaaataacaaaattaaaataaccaaagatgaaacataaaaaactatttactcAGTAAATGTTTACAAAGCAGCagaataaaatatgaaaataaagaaatactataaaaatacaatctatttttgttattttttctattaaaaaaacgcAGCGAAATCAACGGTCGACGTGTTGAAGTTTACTAGTATTCAGCTCGTTTTTTTATGTTTCGATTCGATTTTGTTTGTTCGTTTAAATTTGATGTGAAGATTTGCTACGCAAAATGCAAATgggaaataataaatattaaataattaataaatattaaaataataagaaaataatttaatcagctttttttatatgaatatttacAGTTTGTAAAATGTTAAAGATAGTAATGCCAAAATATAGTgcatactttaataaaaatttaaaaatatattatataaacttttgaaagcATAGtcaattataacattttttaaaggttatttcaaaacaatatcTGAGAATAATAGTTGTTAATcgtttttgtactttttttttttaatcctaaattaaagtgttttttaattgagataagttaaatagtaataaatgcaaatatagaaaaattatatatagaaaactaaataaatgaaCTCAATATAAGGATAAAAAACCAAGTCACAACTCAAAGATTCGACCATTATAAGTATAATGGTCTAATttcttttcttacttttttaccTATCGGGTTTGATtgaataaaaacacaaaagttAATGAATCAATTCGAGTTTAGACCGGTAGTAGAGTTAAGATTGCCATACTGTCATTTGTATTATACAGGCATATTTGTAATTTTGgatttgaagttaa
This genomic interval from Hydra vulgaris chromosome 01, alternate assembly HydraT2T_AEP contains the following:
- the LOC100203366 gene encoding octopamine receptor beta-2R; this translates as MNSSTAWFVSSLVCLVFTVFNILTVIVILCSKNQRNRVTTCPILYFLAASALQGFAAFPLYVFKKIAYKEDVPIWLCDASRFTYMHSGHVLKISLLLVSCDRLFAVKYPFKYREFVSRNKMIIIILISWFITVSIDSVPFFNKNEKFESCHYFPSHVWGFFVIICYDIFPFFIMVVSYITIWKIAARLSLADNSVIVDMNRNKDKSTLITTNTRSKSKVDILLQMKATKTSLTLIVVHIICWAPLGVFYTYDHFCKNCWSRANDLEEVRAAIKILSSTSSFFAPVIYCWFNHDFFKAAQTLLQKCGCIFLSYKNSDHKQKETLTLVHTASLNSN